The Leclercia sp. S52 genome has a segment encoding these proteins:
- a CDS encoding LysR family transcriptional regulator yields the protein MANLYDLKKFDLNLLVIFECIYQHLSISKAAETLFITPSAVSQSLQRLRNQLNDPLFIRSGKGITPTTVGVNLHKHLEQNLNQIEQTINIMHGSSLEKNIVVYAPQALTPDRLFMPMKMLIREHNYEIEYHDLMLSTETAEDLLAYRKADLIFSFMPVNNRSVICTHFLTVPMTIVCRQAHPRIGESTTQEQLNEEKYTYFITNEPGISQFRTETEKKFPERKIGFRSDSFFSLVNMISASNLLGYIPELAYQQYRDSLKLKKVNAPFELPTANIYMMYNRAALTSKIFSNFIEQISTEGFEYD from the coding sequence ATGGCTAATCTCTACGATCTGAAAAAATTTGATTTAAATCTGCTGGTCATATTTGAGTGCATCTATCAGCACCTGAGTATCAGCAAGGCGGCAGAAACTCTGTTTATTACCCCCTCTGCCGTGAGCCAGTCCCTGCAGCGTTTACGTAATCAGCTGAACGACCCGCTGTTTATCCGCTCCGGAAAAGGCATCACTCCCACCACCGTGGGCGTCAATCTGCATAAGCACCTTGAACAGAACCTGAACCAGATTGAGCAGACCATTAACATCATGCATGGCTCGTCGCTGGAAAAGAATATTGTTGTCTACGCCCCGCAGGCGCTGACGCCGGATCGCCTGTTCATGCCGATGAAGATGCTGATACGGGAACACAATTATGAGATTGAGTACCATGACCTGATGCTCTCAACGGAAACCGCGGAAGATTTGCTGGCCTACCGTAAAGCCGATCTCATCTTTTCGTTTATGCCTGTTAATAACCGCTCTGTTATCTGTACGCATTTTCTCACCGTGCCGATGACTATCGTTTGTCGGCAGGCGCATCCGCGCATCGGAGAAAGTACCACCCAGGAGCAGTTGAACGAGGAAAAATATACCTATTTCATCACCAACGAACCCGGCATCAGTCAGTTCCGCACAGAGACAGAAAAAAAATTCCCCGAGCGGAAGATCGGTTTTCGCAGCGACTCCTTTTTCTCGCTCGTCAACATGATCAGCGCCTCTAATTTGCTGGGTTATATTCCTGAGTTAGCCTATCAACAATATCGTGACTCGCTGAAACTGAAAAAGGTGAATGCCCCCTTTGAGTTGCCCACAGCAAATATCTATATGATGTATAATCGTGCGGCCCTGACCAGCAAAATTTTTTCCAACTTTATTGAGCAGATTAGTACGGAAGGATTTGAATATGATTGA
- the mtnA gene encoding S-methyl-5-thioribose-1-phosphate isomerase: protein MQRLQTTSLRVTENQLFILDQQALPQEKRWLDASTVDALVGHIHALRVRGAPLIGLSASLLLALLAENGHSRDQLAVALEALRASRPTAVNLMNNLDRMKQALWQEDFVPALVAEALRLIDEDKRLCDAIAQAGSQLVKPGSRLLTHCNTGGLATAGVGTALGVIALAHQQGNVSNVWVDETRPLLQGGRLTAWELGELGVPYQLITDSMAASLMAKGQVDAVWVGADRIAANGDVANKIGTYSLAVLAKFHGVPFYVAAPQTTLDPACPNGEAIPIEQRDAREVTGVAGSFGAVQWAPIDAQVYNPAFDVTPAALISGWVLDSGVVTPEDVAKGVFGSGAV from the coding sequence ATGCAGAGATTACAGACGACCAGCCTGCGGGTGACGGAAAATCAGCTATTTATTCTCGACCAACAGGCGCTTCCGCAGGAGAAACGCTGGCTGGATGCGTCGACGGTTGACGCCCTGGTGGGGCATATTCACGCCCTGCGCGTGCGGGGAGCACCGCTGATTGGTCTCTCTGCCAGCCTGCTTTTAGCACTGCTGGCGGAGAACGGCCACAGCCGGGACCAGCTGGCGGTAGCGCTGGAGGCCCTGCGCGCCTCGCGCCCGACGGCGGTCAACCTGATGAACAATCTCGACCGTATGAAGCAGGCCCTGTGGCAGGAGGATTTTGTCCCGGCGCTGGTGGCTGAGGCGCTGCGCCTGATCGATGAAGACAAGCGGCTCTGCGATGCCATCGCCCAGGCGGGCAGCCAGCTGGTGAAGCCGGGCAGCCGCCTGCTGACCCACTGTAATACCGGCGGGCTGGCGACGGCGGGTGTCGGCACCGCGCTGGGAGTGATTGCCCTTGCGCATCAGCAGGGCAACGTCAGCAACGTCTGGGTGGATGAAACCCGTCCGCTGTTGCAGGGCGGCAGATTAACCGCCTGGGAGCTGGGCGAGCTGGGCGTGCCGTATCAGCTGATTACCGATTCGATGGCCGCCAGCCTGATGGCCAAAGGCCAGGTGGACGCGGTGTGGGTCGGGGCGGATCGCATTGCTGCTAACGGCGACGTGGCGAACAAAATCGGCACCTACTCCCTGGCGGTGCTGGCGAAATTCCACGGCGTTCCGTTTTACGTGGCGGCACCGCAAACCACCCTCGATCCAGCGTGCCCGAACGGTGAGGCGATCCCGATTGAGCAGCGCGATGCCCGGGAAGTGACCGGCGTGGCGGGAAGCTTCGGCGCGGTGCAGTGGGCGCCGATTGACGCGCAGGTCTATAACCCGGCGTTTGACGTCACGCCTGCGGCGCTGATTAGCGGTTGGGTGCTGGATAGCGGGGTGGTGACACCTGAAGATGTAGCGAAGGGGGTTTTTGGCAGCGGTGCGGTCTGA
- a CDS encoding LVIVD repeat-containing protein produces the protein MRLIGHSDQGGRPDGVQLMVHRGFAYIGHMVSQGFSIVDVRDPKNPKAAGYVPAPPGTWNVHLQAHDDLLLVINARDLFADARFADEKVYYTRQVGETVSDVQDKGWSAGLRIFDISTPDKPREIGFLSLDGIGIHRIWYVGGRWAYVSALIDGFTDYIFLTIDLADPRRPEVAGRWWLPGMNQAAGEAPEWPEGKRYALHHAIINGDTAYGSWRDGGLTLLDVKDRTQPKLISHRNWSPPFGGGTHTALPLPDRALLVVLDEAVLDNQEDGEKFIWLFDIREPSNPVSISTFPQPNERDYVAKGAHFGPHNLHENRPGSFVSSTLIFATYQNAGVRAYDISDPYRPVETGALVPAAPEKMMDTRPGRPQVIQSCDVFVDAQGIIYSTDYNGGLSVIEYLG, from the coding sequence ATGCGCTTAATCGGCCACAGCGACCAGGGCGGACGCCCGGACGGCGTGCAGCTGATGGTGCATCGCGGCTTTGCTTACATTGGCCATATGGTGTCGCAGGGCTTTTCGATCGTCGACGTGCGCGATCCGAAGAACCCGAAGGCGGCGGGCTATGTGCCTGCGCCGCCGGGTACCTGGAACGTGCACCTGCAGGCGCACGACGATCTGCTGCTGGTGATCAACGCCCGGGATCTGTTCGCCGATGCCCGCTTTGCTGACGAAAAGGTCTACTACACCCGCCAGGTGGGGGAGACGGTCAGCGACGTGCAGGACAAAGGCTGGAGCGCCGGACTGCGCATTTTTGATATCTCCACCCCGGACAAGCCGCGGGAGATCGGTTTTCTGTCGCTGGATGGGATCGGCATTCACCGCATCTGGTACGTGGGCGGGCGCTGGGCCTATGTCTCGGCGCTGATCGACGGCTTTACCGATTACATCTTCCTGACCATCGATCTGGCGGATCCGCGCAGGCCGGAGGTGGCGGGGCGCTGGTGGCTGCCGGGGATGAACCAGGCGGCAGGCGAAGCACCTGAATGGCCGGAGGGCAAACGCTATGCCCTGCATCACGCGATTATCAATGGGGACACCGCCTACGGCAGCTGGCGCGACGGCGGCCTGACCCTGCTGGATGTGAAGGATCGCACCCAGCCGAAGCTTATCAGCCATCGCAACTGGAGCCCGCCGTTTGGCGGCGGCACCCATACCGCACTGCCGCTGCCGGATCGGGCTCTGCTGGTGGTGCTCGATGAAGCGGTGCTCGACAACCAGGAGGACGGCGAGAAATTTATCTGGCTGTTTGATATTCGCGAGCCGTCGAACCCGGTGAGTATCTCCACCTTCCCGCAGCCGAACGAGCGGGATTACGTGGCGAAAGGGGCGCACTTCGGGCCGCACAACCTGCACGAAAACCGCCCCGGCAGCTTCGTTAGCTCAACGCTGATTTTCGCGACCTATCAGAATGCGGGCGTGCGGGCGTACGACATTTCGGATCCGTACCGTCCGGTGGAGACCGGGGCGCTGGTGCCTGCCGCACCGGAGAAGATGATGGACACCCGACCGGGGCGCCCGCAGGTGATCCAGTCCTGCGATGTGTTTGTGGATGCCCAGGGGATTATCTACAGCACGGATTATAACGGCGGGTTATCGGTGATTGAGTATCTGGGCTGA
- a CDS encoding methylthioribulose 1-phosphate dehydratase encodes MTDNLQLTSLVEACHWIGAKGWAPATGGNMSVRQDASWCWLSESGKDKGSLTPDDFLQVEIATNRAPSGRKPSAETGLHTLVYRLFPDANAVLHVHTVNATVLSRLVNEPELRLSGFEMQKSLRGQTSHLDTVPIAVFDNDQDIDALASRIAHYAQERPLNYGFLLRGHGLTCWGRDVAEARRHLEGLEFLFECEMRLRQLERV; translated from the coding sequence ATGACAGACAACCTGCAACTCACATCCCTGGTCGAGGCCTGCCACTGGATCGGCGCAAAGGGCTGGGCCCCCGCCACCGGCGGCAACATGTCGGTGCGTCAGGACGCCAGCTGGTGTTGGCTGAGCGAATCCGGTAAAGACAAAGGCAGCCTGACGCCCGATGACTTTCTGCAGGTTGAGATTGCCACCAACCGCGCCCCCTCCGGGCGTAAGCCCTCGGCAGAAACCGGCCTGCATACCCTGGTCTACCGCCTCTTCCCTGACGCCAACGCGGTGCTGCATGTGCATACGGTGAACGCCACGGTGCTGTCACGGCTGGTTAACGAGCCGGAGCTGCGCCTCAGCGGCTTTGAGATGCAGAAATCCCTCCGCGGCCAGACCAGCCATCTCGATACCGTGCCCATCGCCGTGTTCGATAACGACCAGGACATTGACGCCCTGGCCTCCCGAATCGCCCATTACGCTCAGGAACGTCCGCTTAATTATGGTTTTCTTCTGCGCGGTCATGGCTTAACCTGCTGGGGACGCGACGTGGCAGAGGCCCGGCGTCACCTTGAAGGCCTCGAATTCCTGTTCGAGTGCGAGATGCGTTTACGACAACTGGAGAGAGTATGA
- a CDS encoding ABC transporter permease, with protein sequence MSKALSVTAAASGRQQIFDFLYKWGMLLTVVALVAIFGVASENFLDPNNIINILRSIAIVTVIAIGVSISLTIGGFDLSVGSTASLANALVISLFVWHGFGTTESILITLALCTLVGLFNAFLIVILRIPDMLATLASLFVIQGVAMTYSYGGSITENMVLPSGDMAEGTIPAAFGALGQVPTIVIIMLAVTLLAQLGLSLTTHGRRMYAIGGNPEAARLSGIRTTRYKVAAYVIASLLAGLGGILLASRIGSSQVNAGGGYLMDAVAAAWIGFSLAGSGKPNALGTLVGAVILGVLSNGLVMLSVPYYAMDIIKGLVLAVALAITYVQKR encoded by the coding sequence GTGAGCAAGGCCCTTTCAGTGACGGCGGCGGCCTCTGGCCGTCAGCAAATTTTCGATTTTCTCTATAAGTGGGGCATGTTGCTGACGGTGGTCGCGCTGGTGGCCATTTTCGGCGTGGCGTCAGAGAACTTCCTCGATCCGAACAACATCATCAACATTCTGCGCTCTATCGCCATCGTGACGGTGATTGCCATCGGCGTCTCCATCTCGCTGACCATTGGCGGGTTTGATCTCTCGGTCGGATCTACCGCGTCGTTAGCCAATGCGCTGGTGATCTCGCTGTTTGTCTGGCACGGCTTCGGCACCACCGAATCCATTCTGATTACCCTGGCGCTCTGCACCCTGGTGGGGCTGTTTAACGCCTTTTTGATCGTCATCCTGCGCATTCCCGACATGCTTGCGACCCTGGCCAGCCTGTTTGTGATCCAGGGCGTAGCGATGACCTACAGCTACGGCGGGTCGATTACCGAAAACATGGTGCTGCCGAGCGGCGACATGGCGGAGGGAACCATCCCGGCGGCCTTTGGCGCGCTGGGGCAGGTGCCAACCATCGTCATTATCATGCTGGCGGTGACCCTGCTGGCGCAGCTCGGGCTGTCCCTGACCACCCACGGACGCCGGATGTACGCCATCGGCGGCAACCCGGAAGCGGCGCGCCTGTCCGGGATCCGCACCACCCGCTACAAGGTGGCGGCCTACGTGATTGCCTCGCTGCTGGCGGGGCTTGGCGGCATTCTGCTGGCCTCGCGCATTGGCTCCTCGCAGGTAAATGCCGGCGGCGGTTATCTGATGGATGCGGTAGCAGCGGCGTGGATCGGCTTCTCGCTCGCCGGCTCCGGCAAACCGAACGCGCTGGGCACCCTGGTGGGGGCGGTGATCCTCGGGGTGCTCTCCAACGGGCTGGTGATGCTCTCGGTGCCGTATTACGCCATGGACATTATAAAAGGGCTGGTGCTGGCAGTCGCACTGGCGATTACGTACGTACAAAAACGTTAA
- a CDS encoding pyridoxal phosphate-dependent aminotransferase encodes MSNKPLIPESKLPALGTTIFTQMSALAQQHKAINLSQGFPDFDGPDYLQQRLAYHVANGANQYAPMTGAQPLREAIADKTAELYGYQPDANTEITVTAGATEALYAAITALVRTGDEVICFDPSYDSYAPAIELSGGVVKRVALQPPHFRPDWRAFAALLSDKTRLVILNTPHNPSATVWQQVDFAALWQAFAEREIYVLSDEVYEHICFAEAGHASVLAHPQLRERAIAVSSFGKTFHMTGWKVGYCVAPAAISAELRKVHQFLTFAVNTPAQLAIADMLRHQPEHYRELPDFYRARRDLFIDALSASRLEILPCEGTYFLLADYSAISDLDDVSFCQWLTKEVGVAAIPLSVFCADPFPHKLIRLCFAKQEATLLAAAERLVSL; translated from the coding sequence ATGAGCAATAAGCCTTTGATTCCAGAGAGTAAACTGCCGGCTCTCGGCACCACCATCTTTACTCAAATGAGCGCCCTGGCGCAGCAGCATAAGGCGATAAATCTGTCGCAAGGTTTTCCCGATTTCGATGGCCCGGACTATCTGCAGCAACGCCTGGCTTATCACGTGGCGAACGGCGCTAACCAGTATGCGCCGATGACAGGGGCGCAGCCGCTGCGCGAGGCAATTGCCGATAAAACCGCTGAGCTGTATGGCTATCAACCCGATGCGAACACGGAGATCACCGTGACCGCAGGGGCGACCGAAGCCCTCTACGCGGCCATTACCGCCCTGGTGCGGACCGGCGATGAAGTGATCTGCTTTGACCCGAGCTACGACAGCTATGCCCCGGCGATTGAGCTATCGGGTGGCGTGGTGAAGCGCGTGGCGCTCCAGCCACCGCATTTTCGCCCGGACTGGCGGGCCTTTGCGGCGCTGCTGAGCGACAAAACCCGGCTGGTGATCCTGAATACGCCGCATAACCCGTCGGCAACCGTGTGGCAGCAGGTGGATTTCGCCGCCCTCTGGCAGGCCTTTGCCGAACGTGAAATTTATGTTCTGAGCGATGAAGTGTACGAGCACATCTGCTTTGCTGAAGCGGGGCATGCCAGCGTGCTGGCTCATCCGCAGCTGCGGGAGCGGGCGATTGCCGTCTCGTCGTTCGGGAAAACCTTCCACATGACCGGCTGGAAGGTGGGGTACTGTGTGGCCCCGGCGGCCATCAGTGCCGAGCTGCGCAAGGTACATCAGTTCCTGACCTTTGCGGTTAATACTCCGGCACAGCTGGCGATTGCCGATATGCTGCGCCACCAGCCGGAACATTACCGCGAGCTGCCGGACTTTTATCGCGCCCGCCGGGATCTGTTTATCGATGCCCTGAGCGCCAGCCGGCTGGAGATTTTACCCTGCGAAGGCACCTATTTCCTGCTGGCAGACTACAGCGCCATTTCCGATCTGGATGACGTCAGTTTTTGCCAGTGGTTGACCAAAGAGGTGGGCGTGGCGGCGATCCCGTTATCGGTCTTCTGCGCCGATCCTTTCCCACACAAGCTTATCCGGCTCTGCTTTGCCAAGCAGGAAGCGACACTGCTGGCGGCGGCGGAACGGCTGGTATCGCTCTGA
- the dsbG gene encoding thiol:disulfide interchange protein DsbG, which yields MFRPALLLALFPLLAHAEELPAPVKAVEKQGITIIKPFEAPGGMKGWLGKYQDMGVTIYLTPDGKHAISGYMYDEQGKNLSEQVIQKELYAPAGRELWQRMEKADWLLDGKKDAPRVIYVFADPFCPYCLQFWQQARPWVDAGKVQLRTLLVGVIKPESPATAAAILTASDPAKTWHDYEKSGGKMALTVPSAVPPAQQKTLKNHQDIMDALGASATPALYYMNNENELQQVVGLPDNDQLNMMMGPR from the coding sequence ATGTTCAGACCCGCCCTGCTCCTCGCCCTGTTCCCTCTCCTTGCCCATGCCGAAGAGCTGCCCGCCCCGGTTAAAGCCGTTGAAAAACAAGGCATCACTATCATCAAACCCTTCGAGGCACCCGGCGGGATGAAGGGCTGGCTGGGGAAATACCAGGATATGGGGGTCACCATCTACCTGACGCCGGACGGCAAACATGCCATCTCCGGGTATATGTACGATGAGCAAGGCAAAAACCTGAGCGAGCAGGTGATCCAGAAAGAGCTGTACGCCCCTGCCGGACGCGAGCTGTGGCAACGCATGGAGAAAGCCGACTGGCTGCTTGACGGCAAGAAAGATGCCCCGCGGGTGATCTATGTCTTTGCCGATCCCTTCTGCCCTTACTGTCTGCAATTCTGGCAGCAGGCGCGTCCATGGGTTGACGCCGGGAAAGTGCAGCTGCGCACCCTGCTGGTCGGGGTCATCAAGCCGGAAAGCCCGGCCACGGCGGCGGCCATTCTGACCGCCAGCGACCCGGCGAAAACCTGGCATGATTACGAAAAGTCCGGCGGAAAAATGGCGTTGACCGTCCCCTCGGCCGTGCCTCCCGCCCAGCAAAAAACATTAAAAAACCATCAGGATATAATGGATGCTCTTGGGGCCAGCGCCACTCCCGCGCTTTATTACATGAATAATGAAAATGAATTACAGCAGGTGGTGGGTCTGCCCGATAATGACCAGCTAAATATGATGATGGGCCCGCGTTAA
- a CDS encoding acireductone dioxygenase → MSALTIFSDKEAREPQWHSTDPEAIRQQLNARGVRFERWEADRDLGRDPAPDAVINAYQHAIDRLVAEKGYQSWDVISLRADNPQKEALRAKFLNEHTHGEDEVRFFVEGAGLFCLHIGDQVCQVLCEKNDLISVPAGTPHWFDMGSEPNFTAIRIFDNPEGWVAQFTGDAIADAYPRLP, encoded by the coding sequence ATGAGCGCATTGACCATTTTTTCCGATAAAGAAGCCCGCGAGCCGCAGTGGCACAGCACCGACCCTGAGGCGATCCGGCAGCAGCTGAATGCCCGCGGCGTCCGTTTTGAACGCTGGGAAGCCGACCGCGATTTAGGCCGCGATCCGGCTCCCGATGCAGTGATTAACGCCTATCAGCACGCCATCGACAGGCTGGTAGCAGAAAAGGGTTACCAGAGCTGGGACGTGATCAGCCTGCGTGCGGATAACCCACAAAAAGAGGCCCTGCGTGCGAAGTTTCTCAATGAACACACGCACGGCGAAGATGAAGTGCGTTTCTTTGTCGAAGGTGCCGGGCTGTTCTGCCTGCACATTGGTGACCAGGTCTGTCAGGTGCTGTGCGAGAAAAACGATCTGATCTCCGTGCCCGCCGGCACGCCGCACTGGTTTGATATGGGTTCCGAACCGAACTTCACCGCGATTCGCATTTTCGATAACCCGGAAGGCTGGGTGGCGCAGTTCACCGGCGACGCAATAGCGGATGCGTATCCAAGATTGCCTTAG
- a CDS encoding sugar ABC transporter substrate-binding protein: MKKVALSLLTLGLLSSLPGYAATPAPVPAAIANHDGQIRIAVIRNLGSDDNTTQFVAGAIQEGKKLGFKVSTFLSNGDDAKFQDFVNQAITQKYDGIILSQGRDPYSTALVKKAVDAGIKVAVFDTAVNGEIPGVTVTQQDDASLTNLSFGQLVKDFNGKANIIKLWVAGFPPMERRQTAYQELLKQNPGIKELESIGAVSSDVQGDTANKVGAVLAKYPKGKIDAIWGTWDAFSQGAYKALKENGRTEIKLYSIDISNQDLQLMREAGSPWVVSVAVDPKLIGATNVRLIANKIAGEATPATYDFKAAAIPQALLSAQPGAVNVASLGKIIPGWGQTEDFIAPWFATLEAKAK; encoded by the coding sequence TTGAAAAAAGTTGCACTCTCTTTGCTGACGCTGGGATTACTGAGTTCACTGCCGGGCTATGCGGCGACGCCTGCGCCGGTGCCAGCGGCCATTGCCAACCACGACGGGCAGATTCGTATCGCGGTGATCCGTAACCTCGGCTCTGACGACAACACCACCCAGTTTGTCGCCGGGGCGATCCAGGAAGGGAAAAAGCTCGGCTTTAAGGTCAGCACCTTTTTAAGCAACGGCGACGACGCCAAATTCCAGGACTTCGTGAACCAGGCGATCACCCAGAAATATGACGGCATTATCCTCTCTCAGGGGCGCGATCCGTACTCCACCGCGCTGGTGAAAAAAGCGGTCGATGCCGGGATCAAGGTGGCGGTGTTCGATACCGCGGTGAACGGGGAAATCCCGGGCGTGACCGTGACCCAGCAGGATGATGCCTCCCTGACCAACCTCTCGTTCGGCCAGCTGGTGAAAGACTTCAACGGCAAGGCCAACATCATCAAGCTGTGGGTCGCCGGCTTCCCGCCGATGGAGCGTCGTCAGACTGCCTATCAGGAACTGCTGAAGCAGAACCCGGGCATCAAAGAGCTGGAGTCCATCGGCGCGGTCTCCTCTGACGTGCAGGGTGACACCGCCAACAAAGTGGGCGCGGTGCTGGCAAAATACCCGAAAGGCAAGATCGACGCCATCTGGGGCACCTGGGATGCCTTCAGCCAGGGAGCTTATAAGGCCCTGAAAGAGAACGGCCGCACCGAGATCAAACTCTACAGCATCGACATCTCCAACCAGGATCTGCAGCTGATGCGCGAGGCGGGCAGCCCGTGGGTGGTGAGCGTGGCGGTGGATCCGAAGCTGATTGGTGCCACCAACGTGCGTCTGATTGCCAACAAGATTGCCGGTGAAGCGACCCCTGCGACCTATGACTTTAAGGCGGCGGCTATTCCGCAGGCGCTGCTGTCGGCCCAGCCGGGCGCGGTGAACGTGGCGTCGCTGGGGAAAATCATCCCGGGCTGGGGCCAGACCGAAGACTTTATCGCCCCGTGGTTCGCTACTTTAGAAGCGAAGGCAAAATAA
- the mtnK gene encoding S-methyl-5-thioribose kinase, with protein sequence MSQYRTFTAQDAVAYAQQFGGLEDPSSLVEAQEVGDGNLNLVFKIFDSAGVSRIVVKQALPYVRCVGESWPLTLDRARLEAQTLVEHYQHSPQHTVKIHHFDPELAVMVMEDLSSHKIWRGELINNVYYPQAARQLGEYLAHALFHTSDFYLHPHAKKAQVAQFINPEMCEITEDLFFNDPYQIHERNNYPAALENDVAALRNDDRLKIAVAALKHRFFSQAEALLHGDIHSGSIFVAEGSLKAIDAEFGYFGPIGFDIGTAIGNLLLNFCSLPGHLGIRDAAAGREQRLIDIQQLWSTFAERFQALATEKSRDAALSVPGYASEFLKKVWQDAIGFCGTELIRRSVGLSHVADIDTIRDDEMRHECLRHAITLGRALIVIADRIDSVDELVARVRQYS encoded by the coding sequence ATGTCGCAATACCGTACCTTTACCGCTCAGGACGCCGTGGCTTACGCCCAACAGTTTGGCGGCCTGGAAGACCCCTCGTCACTGGTGGAGGCGCAGGAGGTAGGCGACGGCAACCTCAATCTGGTCTTTAAAATTTTCGATAGCGCAGGCGTCAGCCGCATCGTCGTTAAGCAGGCTCTGCCCTACGTGCGCTGCGTGGGTGAATCCTGGCCGCTGACGCTGGACCGCGCCCGTCTCGAAGCGCAAACCCTGGTGGAACACTATCAGCACAGTCCGCAGCACACGGTGAAAATCCATCACTTCGATCCTGAGCTGGCGGTGATGGTAATGGAAGATCTCTCCAGCCATAAAATCTGGCGCGGCGAGCTGATTAACAATGTGTATTACCCGCAGGCGGCCCGACAGCTGGGGGAATACTTGGCCCACGCCCTGTTCCATACCAGCGATTTTTACCTGCATCCGCACGCCAAAAAAGCGCAGGTGGCGCAGTTCATCAACCCGGAGATGTGCGAGATCACCGAAGACCTGTTCTTCAACGACCCGTACCAGATCCACGAGCGCAATAACTACCCGGCGGCGCTGGAGAACGACGTTGCCGCCCTGCGCAATGACGATCGGCTGAAGATTGCCGTCGCCGCCCTGAAACACCGCTTCTTCTCCCAGGCCGAAGCGCTGCTGCACGGCGATATCCACAGCGGCTCGATTTTTGTCGCCGAGGGTAGCCTGAAGGCGATTGACGCGGAGTTCGGTTATTTCGGCCCGATTGGTTTTGATATCGGCACGGCGATCGGCAACCTGCTGCTTAACTTCTGCAGCCTGCCGGGCCACCTTGGCATCCGCGATGCGGCGGCCGGTCGTGAACAACGCCTGATCGATATTCAGCAGCTGTGGAGCACCTTCGCCGAACGTTTCCAGGCGCTGGCTACGGAAAAATCCCGCGATGCGGCGCTCAGCGTGCCGGGCTATGCCAGTGAGTTTCTGAAGAAGGTCTGGCAGGATGCGATTGGCTTCTGCGGCACCGAACTGATCCGCCGCAGCGTGGGCCTGTCGCACGTGGCGGATATCGACACCATCCGCGATGACGAGATGCGCCACGAGTGCCTGCGCCACGCCATCACCCTCGGTAGGGCGTTAATTGTCATTGCTGACCGTATCGATAGCGTGGATGAGCTGGTGGCACGGGTGCGACAGTACAGTTGA
- the mtnC gene encoding acireductone synthase yields MIRAIVTDIEGTTSDIRFVHNVLFPYARERLAAFVNAQQYAEPVNTILDNLREEIAEPQASTRELIDTLFTFMDEDRKSTALKALQGIIWQDGYVNGDFTGHLYPDVLPSLEKWKSQGIDLYVYSSGSVAAQKLLFGYSDEGDITHLFSGYFDTHIGAKRDVQSYQNIAAQIGAAPSQILFLSDIHQELDAAEQAGFRTLQLIRGDDDGASHHHQVHQFDDINPEQIPS; encoded by the coding sequence ATGATTCGCGCGATTGTGACGGATATTGAAGGCACCACCAGCGATATTCGTTTTGTCCACAATGTCCTGTTCCCCTATGCGCGCGAGCGGCTGGCAGCCTTTGTCAACGCCCAGCAGTATGCCGAACCGGTCAACACCATTCTGGACAATCTGCGCGAAGAGATTGCCGAGCCGCAGGCCAGCACCCGTGAGCTGATCGACACCCTGTTTACCTTTATGGACGAAGACCGCAAATCGACGGCCCTGAAAGCGCTGCAGGGGATCATCTGGCAGGATGGCTACGTCAACGGCGACTTTACCGGCCATCTCTACCCTGACGTTCTCCCTTCGCTGGAAAAATGGAAGTCGCAGGGCATTGATTTATATGTTTATTCATCGGGCTCCGTGGCAGCGCAAAAACTGTTATTTGGCTACAGCGACGAAGGTGATATTACTCATCTGTTCAGCGGCTATTTTGATACCCACATCGGTGCCAAGCGCGATGTGCAGTCTTATCAGAATATTGCGGCACAGATTGGCGCAGCCCCCTCGCAGATCCTGTTCCTGTCGGATATTCATCAGGAGCTGGACGCCGCGGAGCAGGCGGGTTTTCGCACCCTGCAGCTAATTCGCGGCGATGACGACGGCGCCAGCCATCATCATCAGGTGCACCAGTTCGACGACATCAATCCGGAGCAGATCCCTTCATGA